The following is a genomic window from Labeo rohita strain BAU-BD-2019 chromosome 11, IGBB_LRoh.1.0, whole genome shotgun sequence.
ACAGAATTAGCTCTCACGTTGGAAACCAATGGAACATGTTAGCTTGAGCCAACAGCTAGTCAGTGCTAGAATGTTCCATCTCTTATAATAACTTTGTTTTGACCCTGAACATATTAATGTGTTAGCACATGTTCTGAGCGATGGTTACATATCTGAATGTAACGTTAGTTACTTTGTAACAGTCTTACATTGGTTGCTATTTTACGTTTAACTCATCTGTACTGAGTTGCTAACTCTTTACGTTTTGTGTAAGTATTAAATCCAGAACAGTAAAAACTGGAATAAACAcactgtaacattaaaaatttgctCAAAGTCGTTATCATTCTTGGCAAAAATGATGCGTCTCTTGATTTGCAAACCATAGTGTTCAGGTTCTGTAATGTTGCATCTGGTAATAATAACACCTATTCCTGTCTTGTAGGTTTCCTTCACATATTTATTTGGTGAGGTTTAATCCTCAAGACAGAATGGCAGACACAAAGCGTCTCGCATTCTCCATCATCCAGTTTCTCCACGATCAGATGTCCTCTGGAAGTCTGTCATCAGATGCTCAAGAAAGCTTAGAAGGTAAAACcgtaatactaaaataagttttggACACTGTTATGCTATTGGTTGgtaatttctaattttctgatttaCCTTTAGTCGCCATCCAGTGCCTGGAGACAGCGTTTGGCGTCTCTGTGGAGGACCAGAGTTTAGCAGTCAGCCAGTCTCTGCCAGAAATATTTGCCTCTGCAACAAAACAGGTAAAAGCGGTTCCTGGTGTCATCTACAGCAtgtcattttgaaatgtttattaatagcACTGAATGGATTTTAattaagacattaatatgtTGCAGACACGACAAGAAAAGACCAATTCATCCAGTGCTTCACCTTCAGAGGAGCAGTTAGCAGAGGCAGAGCGTCTTAAAACAGATGGTAAGACCATTGCACCTTTACCATTTCAGGATGCTTCATAATGGTCCTCTCGCTCAAAATGATGCATGTATGTACCTGCAGGCAACGATCAGATGAAGGTAGAGAACTTTAGTGCAGCCGTCGAGTTCTACTCTAAAGCCATCCAGCTTAATCCTCAAAATGCTGTCTACTTTTGCAACAGGTACTTGCATGATTTCATTAAATCAGAAAAAAGTGTAATGCTGTAGTATTTGCATTAtccaaaaatgatttaaaatttattttatgtattttaattgctgacaataatttttattttttattaaaaaaaattatttttatatttatttttagagctGCAGCTTACAGCAAACTGGGGAACTATGCTGGAGCTGTTCAAGACTGTGAACGCGCCATTGGAATCGATCCAAACTACAGTAAAGCATATGGACGGATGGggtaattttaatgtttttccccCCAACTAAAATGTACAGCAGAGTTTCAACAGTTTCAGATAAATTATACAAGGCCAATTAATTTAACTTGATTCACATCTATGGAACTTAAGTTCTTCGCACTTCAGGGTTCCCGCAGTTcctaaaaatcttatttttacttttataaaattTACATGTATTAATGTGATTTATGAAGGTCTTTAAAGAGGTCTTAaaagccttaaagggatagttcacccaaaaaacaagaactctgtcattaattattcaccctcatgtcattacaaacctgtaagaccttcgttcatcgtcagaacacaaattaggaaattttttatgaaatctgagagtatTCTCTTAAATGTGCGGCggagactgacatggaagagaagaaattgttaaagttttcatttttgtattctcatagcttcataaggTTAAGGTTGAATCTCTGATGTTACATtggctattttaatgatgtccttactacctttctgggccttgaacatgtcagttgctgtttacgcagggtcagaaagctctcagatttcatcaaaaatatcttaatttatgttctgaagataaacaaaggtcttatgggtttgaaatgagggcatgagggttagtaaacaaatatccctttaaatttgatttaaaaaaaaaaaaacctgtggaTACCCCAATTTACGTCTTCATTTATGTTTTCCTAATAAAATAAGGCTTGCTCTTGCAAGTTTGAACAAATACTCAGAGGCTGTGAGTTACTACAAGAAAGCACTGGAGCTGGACCCTGACAACGACACGTACAAAGCCAACCTGCAAATAGCAGAACAGAAGATGAAGGAGGCACAGCCCAGCCCAGTGAGTCCACAAAAACACCCTGataacagtttttgtttttctgtggaaGACAGAGAGTTGTGCTGATGCTCATGTGGTTATCTTTTTAGGCAGGGGGTTTGGGTGGAGTCGACCTGGCTGGTTTGCTGAGTAACCCTGGTTTTATGAACATGGTCAGTAGAAATTCATCTTAAATGCTCTCATTAATACTTACTTATGCTCATCACTAACTGTCACTTTCTTTAGGCATCTAATTTAATGAACAACCCGCAAGTGCAACAACTGTGAGTAGACAAAACATAAGCACAGCATTTATTGTACACACTATACGTAAATGTCATGATGAATTCATATGGTTTTGAAAACTCTAATTTTGTCATTTGGTATAACCATCAAGTAAGTGAAagagaattttattatttattattgaccAGAAAAGCCCTGATTTAAGAGAATGACCaacatacaatgtttttttttgttttttgtttttggaccATGCGTCTTTGTTGGTCACATcacattacattaatttaaagggCAAAGATTTTTCAGGTGTTATTAAAGAGTCAAACTGatcttatttaaataaataattataaaaataatcatatttaacaaggttttttttaagggtTTACTTTTCTAGTAATGCACCAAATGACAATTCAGGGCCAAAAcagaaactgaaaattctgtatGCACTTGGCTGAAAGTTGAACCTTAAAATACGTTTTCTTTAATAATCAAATCATGAATCGTATGTATTCAATAATTAACTCTTAAATACAAACTGTCTTAATTGTACAAACATTCAAATTGCACAGGTTTTATATCAAGAAACAGCaattaaaaatcacagtttTGATCAATGATTATGTCCCTCCTAAAATATTTCGCCTGGATATTTTCGTTCACTGAAATTTCAgggcattattattattattattattattattattttattttattttattttattttatttttttaacctccTTTAGGATTTAAGGAGAGTTGTAACACCTTTATCAGCAgaagtttatatcatgtttCTGTACCCATGTAGGATGTCAGGTATGATGTCTGGGGCTTACGGTCCTATGGGGGGAGCCACCTCACCAGGAGCAACAGCTGGAGCAGCTGGAGCAGCTGGAGCAGCTGGAGCAGCTGGACCTGGAGCAGGAGCAGGCGGTGCAGGTGTTGGTGGCAATGACCTCTCCGGCCTCATTCAGGCGTAAGTTTTAACATCAACATCCTGTAATTTCCACAGGTTTCCGTTTTACCTCCTAACGGCAAGTTCAAGGTCGTATTAAGTGGAGCTGAACTAGTGTTTTTCTATCATGTGACAGTGGTCAGCAGTTTGCACAGCAAATGCAGCAGCAGAACCCTGAGCTTATCGAGCAGCTGAGGAGTCAAATGCGCAGTCGACCTCCCAGTAGTGCTGGCAACGACGAACACTGACACTCCCTACGGTACCTCACATCACTCAATTGAAGTATTCAtgtgaaataaatgacatttaagagACTGAAGAGGTTAgggttagttcacttccagaatgaacaTTTTTTCACCCTTATGTCATCGAAAAtattcatgtctgtctgtcttaagtcaaaaacaaattaaggtttttgaggaaagcattctaggatttttctcttTATAGTTGACCTCAGTGGGGATCAAAgcaggtccaaattgcagttacAGTGCTGCGTCAAAGAGctgtacacaatcccagctgaggaataagggtcttgtctagcgaaacgatcaccattttcttaaaaaattgaATTTCTATAACTTTTCTTTAACCACACATggtcatcttgcactagctcgacctcacacaTTATGTAGTCACGCACACATGCCGTAGACGGAAGtacaaacccagtgtttacaaagcaaacgtgcaaagaattTGAAATACACAGGTGAAGAACTAAGTGTGCATGATTTTTTCCAATGTGATTTTGCAATGCATGAAGATGCACATGCACAttgcaaaatgagcatttgtggttaaaaagtacataaatttgaatttttttagaaatgacttattgttttgctagataagacccttatacCTTAGCTGGGaacgtgtagagccctttaaagctagtttgaaactgcagtttggaccttcaacctgttggcttcCATTGAAGTctgctatatggagaaaaatcctggaatgtttaccttaaaaaccttattttttttccactgaagaaagaaaaacacacatcttggatgacacaggggtgagtaaattatcaggaaaatgTTGTTCTGGACGTGAGCTAATCCTGTAAGGCAGGGCATTGGTCAGTTTTCACATTTTGGActatttgactttttattatgTGATATTTTAGAGTATGGAAGGAAAACATCTAAAGTACAGTTTTAGGTGTTTGTCTTATTGcatattatacatttgcatctgtagatttcagTTACAATGCATatctttaaaggctgttttctccAGAACTTAACATTACTTTTCTCATTTTGTGCAGAGTTTAACTCTTGACCTGATATACCTTTGGAAGATGGGCtgcgttttttattttttaagatatacCTTGTTCCTCCAACTCCAGGGACGAGACTGAGTTTATTcatctataaaaaaaactgcatgagTTCCCACTGCCCCACATTTCCCTACCAGTTGGAAGAGGTCACCAGTGCACACGTACACATCATATTTGGGGACTGGACTCAAACAAATGTCTAATCAAATGAAGTATCACGCTGGGTTAACACTACATACCAGAGTAATAATCCATATTACTGGACTGTGGTTAATGAATCGCTGATACATGGACATAATGCAGATTTGCTGTAACACCTCAGTGATTCACCTGTCCAATGACGAGTCTGTCTGAACTGAAAGGGGTTGACAAGGAACATGTGCAAACTCAACATTGACAATTAAATGTCAAGTTTGAAATAGGACTTGTGTTTTTGCAGCTGAAGTTTCATGTTTCACAACCACTTATCATGCTTGCAACCAATGAGATTTGTCACAAGTACCATTACTTAACAgatatgatttttaatttgttctgaTCATTTTGGATTAAAGGAAATGGATGTTTTGTCCATTTTGGAGaactgatatattttatgtgTGATGGTGTATTTAAAGGCACGTGTTATTTGTGTTACGTTGCCGTCTCAAAACCTAGCGAACTGCCCATGTAAACAGCATGTTGTGGCGTTGTAGAAAAGTTTGGAACGTTTTTGCTAGGAACTACTCAAATTTGAGAGGTTTGACGTTCCAGACGAGCCAGTGTTGCCAAGCAACTCAAACTAGTTAGGTAGCTCGCTAGGTATTAAAAAGCAGCCACTGAGCAGGCGTTGCAGCCTTCAGCAGCAGGAAGTATCGACACAAACACGGGTAATGCGCTTGATTTTGTGCATaagtatatgaaatattttctgCTTGCATGTTACTGTTTGTTGACGATCGTAAAAGGCGTATTTAAACCAGTAATACAGAATAAACGCCTTTTATGTGCGTGCACTGTTTGTTAGCTTAGCATTTGAACTAAGAACTGCAGTTAAACCACTCCGGTTGGAATAGAAATTTGTGAAACACAACAGGCTTGCACGTCTTAATATCAAGTGTTTTTGTCGTTAATATGTTTTTTCAAAACATGTActatatgaaaacatatttatattttgatacCTAGCGTCTCAGTTAGCATGCTAATCTGTAAACTGACCTCGCCAGTCACCTTACAAACATATAACGCCTCAGAAATTATTTGTCAagtgtaaattaatttacagaAGCTAGTTTGAGGTTTAAATTATGTTTCTCATATATTTGGAACGAAAATTATGTGGACTGACGTTAGTAAAATGTTTCCAGGGATGCTCTTCATGACCTGACACCAGTCTAACGTTACCCGAAGAAAAGTGTCTTTggcttcagtgtttattttagaTACACATGCTCTGCTGAAGGATCACAGCCCTTCTCCTCAGAATGGAGATAGCTGTAGCCAAAATCCTGTGCCTGCTGGGGGTGTTTGCCTTGATGTTAGGGGGCATCCTTATCCCTGTGCGGGTGATGCTTATGGAGTATGATAAAGTCACGAGGTACAGAAGAGTGGTTGCTTTAAGCAACTGTTTTGGAGGAGGTGTATTCCTGGCCACATGCTTCAATGCCCTACTACCAGCAGTTAGGGCTAAGGTAAGTTATCATCAAGCAtagttttggttttggttttggaaaaagttaactcaaaaataacattatttaatcacCGTCAGGTTGTTCCAAAGCCACACGAGTCTCTTTCTTTTATGGAACAAAAGGAGACACTCTGAAGAATGTTCTGGTCACTTTTTCCCATGCAGATATGATTAATAGATTacttaaaatgcaaatgcaccTTATATAGCCTCCGAGGCATTTGTTATAGCTATATACAATTGAactgaataatttttaaagCTTGTAAATGACAGTCCCCATTAGTTGTAATCGCGTGGATAAAAATGACCAGatatattctttaaaatgttttttgtgctccacagaagaCATGAAGTCGTATGGGTTTGAAACAattagggtgagtaaaagaCAACAGAATTTTTTGTTAGTTTCGCTATTGGGTGAAACACcaacaaaaaatgaacacaaaagttaaaatgtgtttatacaaCTAATCAATTTCTGATTCTGTATATTGTCAATTAGATTCGATCttaaaactaagcatttaaatatcttATGAAGATGTATTGTTGTGAGATATTGACAACtgatattttaatgcattttatgtacactgccgttcaagattatatatatatatatatatatatatttagagaagtattttctgctcaccaaggctgtttaactgattaaataaatacagaaaaaacattcatattgtgaaatattattgcactttaaaatagggattttctgttttaatatactttaaaataaaatgcattccTGTGGTGGAAAGCTAAACTTCCTTTTACTCCAGTctctagtgtcacatgattcttcagaaataattctaacatgctgatttattatcagtgttgcaaacagttgtgctgctttaatatttatatattttggaatctgtgattttgttttaaagaaattaatacttttatttatcaaggatgtgttaaattgataaaaaatgataacaaagacttatattgttagaaaagatttcttttttaaataaatgctgctttttattttctgtattttttatcaaataaatagaactttaatgagcataagagacttctttaaaagacattaaaaatcttactgatcccaaacttttaaacggcagTGTAAGTAGCCTGCTGTGCTGATATaaagatgtaattttttttacattacaagtGATCTGAATTTCATACTTTtggccatataaatatcagcaattgcatcaaattgcatatttttgcttAGTTTGAGCCTCTAAATATTGACAAGTTATGAGATCCATATTCTCACTATCAAATATGATATTCAACAAACACCCCTTTTTTTGAaggtttattttacattttgtcttAAGGTTACAAAACTGTTCCATTAGAAAATAGATATTTTGGACTATTATATTTCATATGCCACGTTTTACAGGGTTAAGGATTGTATTTATCTGTTATACAACCAGTATTACCATCAGGGAGTTCACTGgaattaaaagatttaaatgaCTGACTTCTTACCTTACCTTACTTTCAGGTTGACGATGTCCTGAAATCGTTACAAACATCCAATCAGTACCCGCTGGCAGAGACGATGATGATGATTGGGTTTTTCCTCACAGTATTCGTGGAACAGGCTGTGCTCACTTTCCGCAAAGAGAAACCCTTGTTTATCGACCTAGAGACGTTTAATGCTGGTGGCTCGACAGCGGGGAGCGACTCCGAGAATGATGCTCCGTTCATCGCTCCCGCTCGAGGTTCCAGAGACCACCACTTTCATTCCCATCATCACGGACACTTCAACGTGTCAGAGCTGACACAAGCTGGGCCGTTGAGATTAGCTAGCTTGGTGGTAGCGCTGTCCGCTCACTCTGTCTTTGAGGGTCTCGCTTTGGGCCTTCAGGAAGATGGGGCTAAACTCGGAACTCTCTTTATTGGAGTGGCCATCCACGAGACGCTGGCAGCCGTGGCACTGGGGGTTAATATAGCCAAGGCGGGAGTCTCCTTGCGGGATGCCAGTAAACTGGCTGTAACAGTGAGCCTAATGATCCCTCTGGGGATCGGGATTGGAATGGGTATTCAGACGGTCCAGCACTTGGCAGAAAGCATTTTATCTGTAGTGCTCCAGGGCTTGGCCGCCGGGACGTTTCTCTTCATTACGTTCTTTGAGATCCTCTCACGAGAGCTGGAGGATAAACACGACAGGCTACTGAAGGTGCTGTTTCTTGCACTGGGCTACAGTGTGCTAGCAGGGCTCGTCTTCATCAAATGGTAAAAGGGGTTACATTTTCTAAAACTGTCTACTGCTCTTTAAGAGCACCATCTCTCTAACATAACCAATGGTTTCTCTAAATCTACtgtataactttttatattttatagtgcAAGTGTTTTTAGACTTTTTGATGCCAGTTACCCAAAAATatgattatgtattatttatatgatttatatttacCAAGCCagctgtaaaatattaaatgtcatattattcagacaaaatgttatttcagaaaattaaataattagttttaatattgTCACTATACTAGGgtcaaaaattaatgtaaaattattaaaatatttactaaaattggtatttatacatttaacagACAGTGTGTTTTGTTAATTgtataaactatttattttttattcttattgtttaaaacagctgcaaatataattttgattaaTCTCATGAATTCCATCTTTACAAAGCGTAaggaaaacaaatatcatgatatttggtaaatattaaaaaatagtgtTAATTACCATCTTACATTAACACATTAAAgtaataattcacccaaaaatgaaaattaccttttGATTTACTCAGCCTCAGATCATcccaggtgtatatgactttcttctttcaggcaattacaattggagttatattaaaaaaaaaaatattctggctcttccaagctttataatggcagtgaatggctgttgagattttgaagtccagtaaagttcatccatccatcataaaagtactccacactgctctgaggggttaataaaggccttctgaagtgaatcgatgcatttgagTAAGAAaagtattcatatttaaaactttagaaacTCTAATCTCTAGCTTTCACTAATTGTTGTAGCATGTTCACAAGAGAGCGGTATTTCAGTGGATGTTCAGTGGACGTAGCTAGAGATtatagtttataaagttttaaataggatatttttgttttcacaaatgcatcgattcacttcagaaggcctttattagcggtgtgaagtactttttactatggatggatgcactttattggactttagaatctcaacagccattcactgccattatatggtttggaagagccaggatatttttttatgtaactcagattgtatttgtctgactTAAGAAAGTCTCATACatttaggatggcttgagggtgagtaaatcaaggggtaattttcatttttgggtgaactattgggTGAACTTTGACAACCCTTAAATTTCTGTCTGTCTCAAATCAGTTTGATGAATTGCAGGTTAAGAGACCGTGTGTACCCAATAGTTCCACTCCTGTCATTTGTACTTATCCTTTATGTAAATATCATGCATAGTCAATATTTACCAATATAACAATGACTGTTTTAAAGGATGTGCTTATAGATACTATTAGCGGAAAGCACATGTAGAATGTGAATGCGGTGAATGTTTTAGTGAGAACTTTGTCTTGAAGTTCCAGTTTGTTTACATTAAGTTAATTGTAGTTGAGTGCGCAGAATTCTGTCAAACTGCCAATTGTTTGAGTGACTTGACAGAGCGGTTTTACTGGGGAAAATTACTCCAGATCAAAACAGAGACTCTGTTTTGGTTGTGAGCTGAAAGGTGTTTTGAAGCAGACCAGGGAGCTTTTTATGTGAATGTTTTCTTGAGCAAGCTGTGTTTGGTGGTTCACCTTTTTTAATGTAATCTACTGTTACAGTATATTATGGTTTTATGCTTTTAGATTGCGTATCATTACATTAAAGCTgtattttatctcatttttcACGTTTTCGGCTGCTAGCCTCAGTTTGATTTTGATAAGTATTTTGCCTCATAATAAGCATCATGCAAGTAAATGAAGAGAACTGTTGAATTGATAAATTCCACTTACAAGCTTATGTggtacattattaaaatgttgtatGGATATCGATACTGCCGAGAGCCTCAGGAAAATCAGACTTAACCTTATATTggtttgtatctttttttagtttagtttgacatttttgtatCATTTATAGCTTTACGAACCTTTACGGTTATATTGCTTTAAGCCATATTAAGGGATTCTTAATCGTCTTTTCAGTGTTTAAGTATTTCTGAGCAGTTTCAACAAATCAAACAACAGATGTAAAATTTTTGTCTTAAAGTATCTAAGAACTCTTTGTAGCAACCTGTTTGTTGCTTTAAGAGCAAACATATGTGttggtttgttttcttttatattaattcatttcGAATCATTTATCATGAATGATATATTCTGAAGTCATTGATTTTagattgtattttatattactttccCATTACTGTTTAATCTGTTGTGTGCCATGTTTTCTTTGCAAGCAAGTTAGAGATAAAAA
Proteins encoded in this region:
- the LOC127173096 gene encoding zinc transporter ZIP3: MEIAVAKILCLLGVFALMLGGILIPVRVMLMEYDKVTRYRRVVALSNCFGGGVFLATCFNALLPAVRAKVDDVLKSLQTSNQYPLAETMMMIGFFLTVFVEQAVLTFRKEKPLFIDLETFNAGGSTAGSDSENDAPFIAPARGSRDHHFHSHHHGHFNVSELTQAGPLRLASLVVALSAHSVFEGLALGLQEDGAKLGTLFIGVAIHETLAAVALGVNIAKAGVSLRDASKLAVTVSLMIPLGIGIGMGIQTVQHLAESILSVVLQGLAAGTFLFITFFEILSRELEDKHDRLLKVLFLALGYSVLAGLVFIKW
- the sgta gene encoding small glutamine-rich tetratricopeptide repeat-containing protein alpha; this encodes MADTKRLAFSIIQFLHDQMSSGSLSSDAQESLEVAIQCLETAFGVSVEDQSLAVSQSLPEIFASATKQTRQEKTNSSSASPSEEQLAEAERLKTDGNDQMKVENFSAAVEFYSKAIQLNPQNAVYFCNRAAAYSKLGNYAGAVQDCERAIGIDPNYSKAYGRMGLALASLNKYSEAVSYYKKALELDPDNDTYKANLQIAEQKMKEAQPSPAGGLGGVDLAGLLSNPGFMNMASNLMNNPQVQQLMSGMMSGAYGPMGGATSPGATAGAAGAAGAAGAAGPGAGAGGAGVGGNDLSGLIQAGQQFAQQMQQQNPELIEQLRSQMRSRPPSSAGNDEH